The Vibrio agarivorans genome window below encodes:
- a CDS encoding response regulator: MVKEFLQPYLFNHERPILIIDDSSVYRSAAKGILQKLGFEARNVHQAQNGREAKALCIEHNYAIIFYDYNLGAGLSGYHLMEELVSEKIIASDCTNIVVSAEGTLNVVRSFMELSPDGYLLKPISHDILKHKLPAIVKTKANLSEAYTALDQGRFERVLEVTEETIQEDENTLIAAQALKARAQIELNLLHDARNTLVSLQQVTHLPISYFMQFDIALKQRQYKQAQFILDHMPKNSVSAPLVLDRQTTVQIMQSRLEMALVSQKRSIKLSAMRLERYWILGLIEMALCEFSDAQETFEYMTNHCKLTRFDHVDTYNLGAQMLLDQCQFSQIEIRNKEQTQLRFYVDAMKKRGKHSDYNVTESLLIARYQLLYGNRKLFVNAFNLAQNKMKDSSLDTLGLFNCIELLKIAALTQNDRQVNRMQEQIRTLLKDHDPVESKLIQSYLAQWRNKTQHSYTQAESLRKDADTLLKAGKNERAIELLMQSLDLNKVDTMTPRLLLFALTRTMPPKMSRTDCISLVYRSIRRVNATPYIQTAEFKSVCKQLEKNLLVPDFARAL, translated from the coding sequence ATGGTCAAAGAATTTCTTCAGCCTTATCTGTTTAATCATGAACGTCCTATTCTCATTATTGATGATAGCTCTGTTTACCGTTCGGCAGCGAAAGGGATTCTACAAAAGTTAGGTTTTGAGGCGCGCAATGTCCACCAAGCCCAAAACGGAAGAGAAGCGAAAGCGCTATGTATCGAACACAACTATGCAATCATCTTTTACGATTACAACTTGGGGGCAGGCCTAAGCGGTTATCACCTAATGGAAGAGCTTGTTAGTGAAAAAATCATTGCTAGTGACTGTACTAATATCGTGGTCAGCGCCGAGGGCACGCTCAATGTGGTTCGTAGCTTTATGGAACTCTCTCCAGATGGCTACCTTCTTAAGCCTATCAGTCATGATATTCTTAAACACAAACTGCCAGCAATAGTGAAAACCAAAGCCAATCTCAGTGAGGCTTATACCGCACTTGATCAAGGGCGTTTTGAACGAGTGCTTGAGGTAACAGAAGAGACCATTCAAGAGGACGAGAACACCTTGATCGCAGCTCAAGCTCTCAAGGCCCGTGCTCAAATTGAACTCAACCTTTTGCATGATGCGCGTAACACCCTCGTTAGCCTTCAGCAGGTAACTCATCTGCCTATTAGCTACTTTATGCAGTTTGATATCGCGCTAAAGCAACGCCAATACAAGCAAGCGCAGTTTATTCTCGATCACATGCCAAAAAACTCGGTCTCCGCCCCTTTAGTACTAGATAGACAAACAACCGTGCAAATCATGCAGAGTCGTCTAGAAATGGCGTTGGTCAGTCAAAAACGTTCAATTAAGCTCTCTGCTATGCGCTTAGAGCGTTATTGGATTCTAGGCTTGATTGAAATGGCGCTATGTGAATTTTCAGATGCACAAGAAACTTTTGAGTATATGACAAACCATTGTAAGTTAACTCGTTTTGACCATGTCGACACGTATAACCTTGGTGCTCAAATGCTACTGGATCAGTGTCAATTTTCTCAAATTGAGATTAGAAATAAAGAACAGACCCAACTACGCTTCTATGTGGATGCAATGAAAAAACGGGGCAAACACAGTGACTACAATGTCACTGAGTCATTGCTAATCGCTCGCTATCAACTGCTTTATGGAAACCGAAAACTGTTTGTTAACGCATTTAACCTCGCGCAAAACAAGATGAAAGACTCCTCTTTAGACACCTTGGGTCTTTTCAATTGTATTGAGCTATTGAAGATAGCTGCACTTACGCAAAACGATCGTCAGGTTAACCGTATGCAAGAACAGATTAGAACGCTGCTAAAAGATCACGATCCTGTGGAATCAAAGCTGATTCAATCTTATCTCGCTCAATGGCGTAACAAAACCCAGCACAGCTATACGCAAGCAGAGTCACTACGTAAAGATGCTGACACACTCCTTAAAGCCGGAAAAAATGAGCGTGCTATTGAATTGCTTATGCAATCGTTAGATCTCAATAAAGTCGATACTATGACACCTCGCCTACTACTATTTGCTCTCACTCGTACGATGCCGCCTAAAATGTCTCGCACCGATTGCATTAGTTTGGTTTACCGGAGTATCCGACGTGTCAATGCGACGCCATATATACAGACGGCAGAGTTTAAGTCCGTCTGTAAACAGCTAGAAAAAAACCTTCTTGTTCCCGATTTCGCAAGGGCTTTATAA